A genomic segment from Glycine max cultivar Williams 82 chromosome 1, Glycine_max_v4.0, whole genome shotgun sequence encodes:
- the LOC102667062 gene encoding uncharacterized protein — protein MATDPTSPPQSDGQSEATSKRSRTTTRLRTLTLRTVDQPIPAVYVDPATGRASGPMREKFHSYLGVVAREKVPIIHNNWKDVPETLKEIVWNDILAKFDIAEATKVKTKVMSTVATRWRQFKSTLTSKFVFAKTEGQQTQDVVTKYGLDPEAWKQFEETRLTPNWEGIRKRAQSIQKHNDCPHVLSRGGYDLLEKKLLDQKRKRIQEEALLSENPASVDEPPSPIKRHVKWKVARTRAVGNMTSDSAQEIADKIDSLEEQVTQDSFVPHGRQDILNTAIGRPDHGGRVRATGSGVTITQYYGRASRTCSSSSTSISQQQLDEVVARLREDMTGQIREELRTQIKEELRTQLEEENKRSLEIMTNALKEAIKKELSNKGSQEALQIQPDIQQLGVRVSTQGSNAVTNAQASQEHDADAIPLMGLFVQRNDGTQRLVAMGKIMEGDSIIHTVAYADDVVRVSVETVIDPKAEVPYATSEIQYVKQAVNTFVAWPTHLVKAVLDEHPQRIPHNEDAHVPKPANVNADDPLRELMKYSFDLYDKPLQISFDGRFLGIVDASTSIFITYSDVIEIIAGDKSLNISVIQLWLMYIHEWSQIFSQGFMYAFLEPQSLVCSKDRRSECEQYLERWLKESDREVYIGPYFHQEHWQLIILCPRQHVVVWFCSLRRKPDMHIKATINSVMTKLKKTLSPETKAVAPKWIEVKSHVQTGCYECGYYIMHWIWNIIVSDIKSDWSMWFANDTPLDIGIITTIRKKWATFFLKTAISQNG, from the exons ATGGCCACAGATCCGACGTCTCCTCCGCAGTCCGATGGTCAATCAGAGGCGACTTCCAAGAGGAGTAGAACAACGACACGGCTGAGAACATTGACATTAAGAACCGTGGATCAGCCCATACCGGCTGTTTATGTGGATCCCGCTACCGGGAGAGCATCCGGACCGATGCGTGAAAAGTTCCACAGCTACCTAGGCGTAGTGGCGCGAGAAAAGGTTCCCATTATCCACAATAATTGGAAAGACGTACCTGAAACGCTAAAGGAGATTGTGTGGAATGACATTCTA GCAAAGTTTGATATCGCAGAAGCTACGAAGGTGAAGACGAAGGTTATGTCAACAGTAGCGACGAGATGGCGGCAATTTAAGTCCACATTGACTAGCAAATTTGTGTTTGCTAAGACTGAAGGTCAACAAACACAggatgttgtgacaaaatatgGACTAGATCCTGAAGCGTGGAAACAATTTGAAGAAACCCGCCTGACACCTAACTGGGAG GGTATTAGGAAACGAGCACAATCAATTCAAAAACACAACGACTGCCCTCACGTACTTTCACGTGGGGGATATGATTTGCTTGAGAAGAAATTGTTAGACCAGAAACGAAAAAGGATACAAGAGGAAGCATTGTTGAGTGAAAATCCAGCAAGTGTTGATGAACCCCCATCCCCAATAAAAAGGCATGTTAAGTGGAAGGTTGCTCGGACCAGGGCTGTTGGCAATATGACATCTGACTCTGCACAGGAAATTGcagataaaata GACTCCTTAGAAGAGCAGGTAACGCAGGATTCGTTTGTACCCCATGGTCGGCAAGACATACTGAACACTGCCATTGGACGACCTGACCATGGGGGTCGCGTTCGGGCAACAGGCTCAGGTGTCACTATTACTCAGTACTACGGAAGGGCATCAAGGACATGCAGCAGCTCGTCCACGTCCATCAGCCAACAACAACTAGATGAAGTTGTTGCAAGGCTTAGGGAAGACATGACTGGCCAGATTAGGGAAGAATTGAGGACTCAAATTAAGGAAGAATTGAGGACTCAGCTAGaagaggaaaataaaaggaGCTTGGAAATAATGACCAATGCATTGAAAGAGGCTATTAAAAAAGAGTTGTCAAATAAAGGATCCCAAGAGGCACTCCAAATTCAGCCggacatacaacaactaggtgtGCGTGTCAGCACACAGGGAAGTAATGCTGTTACCAATGCGCAGGCTTCACAAGAACATGATGCTGATGCCATACCATTGATGGGACTGTTTGTGCAGCGTAACGATGGTACACAAAG GTTGGTGGCCATGGGGAAAATAATGGAGGGGGATTCAATCATACACACAGTGGCATATGCAGATGATGTTGTCAGGGTAAGTGTAGAAACAGTTATTGATCCTAAGGCTGAGGTCCCCTATGCCACCTCAGAAATACAATATGTGAAGCAGGCCGTCAATACATTTGTAGCTTGGCCCACACACCTTGTGAAAGCTGTATTAGATGAG CATCCACAACGTATTCCACACAACGAGGATGCACATGTGCCGAAGCCGGCTAATGTGAACGCAGATGATCCGTTGCGTGAATTGATGAAGTACAGTTTCGATCTTTACGACAAGCCACTTCAAATCAGCTTTGATGGGAGATTTCTTGGAATTGTAGATGCATCTACATCGatattcatcacatattcagaTGTTATTGAAATAATAGCAGGAGACAAAAGTCTGAACATATCTGTCATACAATTATGGTTAAT GTATATTCATGAGTGGAGTCAGATATTCAGTCAAGGTTTCATGTATGCATTCCTTGAGCCACAGTCGTTGGTTTGTTCAAAGGATAGACGCAGCGAATGCGAACAATATCTTGAAAGATGGCTTAAGGAATCTGACCGAGAGGTGTACATTGGACCTTACTTCCATCA GGAACATTGGCAACTCATAATTTTGTGTCCTAGGCAACATGTTGTTGTTTGGTTCTGTTCTTTGCGTAGGAAACCTGATATGCATATCAAAGCTACAATTAATAG TGTAATGACAAAATTGAAGAAGACCTTGTCTCCTGAAACTAAGGCAGTTGCACCAAAGTGGATTGAAGTAAAG AGTCACGTTCAAACCGGCTGTTATGAATGTGGATATTACATAATGCATTGGATCTGGAACATCATAGTCAGCGACATAAAGAGTGATTGGTCCATG TGGTTTGCTAATGACACACCGTTGGACATCGGCATCATCACCACAATTCGAAAGAAATgggcaacattttttttaaagacagcAATAAGTCAAAACGGCTAA
- the LOC121174704 gene encoding uncharacterized protein, with amino-acid sequence MDRSWMNASRITEEYENGVEEFLLFAQSKAQPMWGKFFCPCVKCGNGRRQTIDDIRTHLICEGIIRSYTKWIWHGESLDTADMSQADDVTTDSGNPIEEMIRDLGQEGFEEAHAALYDNIEVDSKMPLYSGCISFTKLSAVLALVNLKARFGWSDKSFSELLMLLTNMLPADNILPKNHYQAKKILCPVGMQYEKIHACCNDCILYIDDFAELDYCPVCGVSRYRPTNGDSTVLVSDADRRPAKVCWYLPIIPRFKRLFANGEDAKNLIWHANTRKSDGLMRHPADSPQWKAIDRLYPEFGAEPRNLRLGLAMDGMNPFGTLTTNHSSWPVLLFIYNLPPWLCMKRKYVMLSMMIAGPRQPGNDIDVYLRPLIDDLRKLWDEGVDVWDANLQHAFKLRAMVFCTINDFPAYGNLSGYSVKGHHACPICEQNTSFRQLKHGKKTVYTRHRRFLKQYHPYRRLKKAFDGSQEHETAPNPLTGDEVYQRVKDVVNMFGKSQKKPSSTSNMWKKKSIFFDLPYWSDHHVRHCIDVMHVEKNVCDSLIGTLLNIKGKTKDGFKCRQDLVDMGIRQVLHPISKGNRTYLPPACYTMSTAEKRSFCECLRNIKVPQGYSSNIKSLVSVNELKLVGLKSHDCHVLMQQLLPVAIRGTLPEKVRVAISRLCFIFNAICAKVIDPKQLDALEDEVVVVLCQMEMFFPPSFFDIMVHLVVHLVREIRCCGPTYFRWMCPVERYMKVLKGYTKNRHRPEASIVERYVAEECIEFASQYIDSLKPVGVPASRHDQPIAGKGTRGYNVVTMTRHDVSQAHLYILNNTTEVFPYIEAHKKHVRDSHPKMNMMRVLQEHNKTFINWFRQTILADKSVSRRLTLLAIGPNLNVPTWKGYDINNYSFYTKSQDDKSSVQNSGVCVDADSEHFSSTSDNNPIRASMSYFGVIQEIWEVDYTSFRVPIFKCQWVNGTTGVFQDPLGFTLVDLSKVAYIDEPFIMAAQARQVFYVQDPCNSSLSVALQGRPSGMNYHNDESTLDIGQMSSFSKQLPSMNEADEVDDGHANHVDHDEGLWENIPTG; translated from the coding sequence atggatcgaagttggatgaacgcATCACGTATAACTGAAGAGTACGAGAATGGTGTTGAAGAGTTTTTGCTGTTTGCTCAAAGTAAAGCGCAACCTATGTGGGGAAAATTTTTTTGTCCATGTGTGAAGTGTGGAAATGGGAGGCGCCAAACAATTGATGACATAAGAACTCATCTTATTTGTGAGGGAATAATTCGTAGCTACACaaagtggatatggcatggggaaTCCCTCGATACAGCTGACATGTCACAGGCTGACGATGTTACTACAGACAGCGGAAATCCTATAGAAGAAATGATTCGTGATCTTGGGCAAGAGGGGTTTGAAGAGGCACATGCAGCGTTGTATGACAACATAGAAGTTGATTCAAAAATGCCTTTGTATTCCGGCTGCATATCTTTCACAAAATTGTCAGCTGTGTTAGCTCTGGTTAACTTGAAGGCTcgatttgggtggagtgacaagagTTTTAGTGAGTTGCTGATGTTGTTGACAAACATGCTTCCTGCTGATAACATCTTGCCAAAGAATCACTACCAAGCAAAGAAGATTTTATGTCCAGTTGGGATGCAGTACGaaaaaattcatgcatgttgTAATGACTGCATTTTGTACATAGATGATTTTGCTGAACTAGATTACTGTCCTGTGTGTGGGGTTTCTCGGTACAGACCGACCAACGGAGATTCTACTGTACTAGTCTCAGACGCCGACCGCCGTCCAGCAAAGGTGTGTTGGTATCTcccaataataccaaggtttaaacGGTTGTTTGCTAATGGGGAAGATGCAAAGAACCTTATATGGCATGCAAATACTAGAAAATCAGATGGATTGATGCGACATCCTGCAGATAGCCCGCAATGGAAGGCAATTGATCGTCTGTATCCTGAATTTGGGGCCGAGCCTAGAAATTTAAGGCTTGGTCTTGCAATGGACGGAATGAACCCATTTGGAACCTTAACTACTAACCATAGCTCGTGGCCCGTTTTGCTGTTCATTTATAATCTCCCTCcgtggttgtgcatgaagcgaaagtaTGTTATGCTGAGTATGATGATAGCTGGTCCAAGACAACCAGGTAATGATATTGACGTATATCTAAGACCGTTAATTGACGATTTGCGGAAATTGTGGGATGAAGGGGTTGATGTATGGGACGCAAATTTGCAGCATGCTTTCAAGTTGCGTGCAATGGTTTTTTGTACCATCAATGACTTTCCAGCCTACGGAAATTTAAGTGGATATAGTGTCAAAGGACATCACGCATGTCCTATATGTGAGCAGAATACTAGTTTCCGCCAACTTAAACATGGAAAGAAGACTGTGTATACTAGGCATCGAAGATTTCTCAAACAGTATCATCCGTATCGACGCTTGAAGAAGGCATTCGATGGAAGTCAAGAACATGAAACCGCGCCAAATCCATTAACTGGTGATGAAGTATATCAGCGGGTCAAGGATGTCGTAAATATGTTCGGCAAGTCCCAAAAAAAACCATCATCCACTTCAAACATGTGGAAAAAGAAGtctattttctttgatcttccgtactggtccgATCATCATGTTAGGCATTGTATAGACGTCATGCATgtcgagaaaaatgtttgtgattctTTAATTGGGACCCTCCTAAACattaaaggcaagacaaaggatggtttcAAGTGTCGTCAAGACTTGGTTGACATGGGTATACGTCAAGTGTTGCATCCTATCTCAAAAGGTAACAGGACATATCTGCCCCCAGCCTGTTACACAATGTCAACAGCTGAAAAGAGAAGTTTTTGTGAATGCTTGCGTAAtatcaaagtcccacaaggctACTCTTCAAACATCAAGAGTCTTGTGTCTGTGAATGAGCTTAAGTTGGTTGGCTTGAAATCACATGATTGTCATGTGTTAATGCAACAACTTTTGCCTGTTGCAATCCGCGGAACATTGCCTGAGAAGGTCCGTGTTGCAATCAGTCGcttgtgtttcatttttaatgcTATATGTGCCAAGGTCATTGACCCTAAACAGTTGGATGCTTTGGAAGATGAGGTTGTCGTTGTCCTTTGTCAAATGGAGATGTTTTTCcctccttcattttttgacattatGGTACACTTAGTTGTTCATCTGGTAAGGGAAATAAGGTGTTGTGGTCCTACGTATTTTAGATGGATGTGTCCAGTTGAGCGGTACATGAAGGTCTTAAAGGGTTATACGAAGAATCGACATCGACCAGAGGCCTCAATAGTGGAAAGATACGTTGCTGAAGAATGCATTGAGTTTGCCTCACAGTACATTGACTCATTGAAACCTGTCGGTGTTCCTGCATCCCGGCATGACCAGCCAATAGCCGGCAAGGGTACTCGTGGATACAATGTTGTGACAATGACTAGACATGACGTGTCACAAgcacatttgtatatattaaacaatACAACAGAGGTGTTTCCGTACATAGAGGCTcacaaaaaacatgttagagATAGTCACCCcaaaatgaacatgatgaggGTATTGCAAGAGCACAACAAAACTTTCATAAATTGGTTTAGACAAACAATACTTGCTGATAAAAGTGTTTCCAGACGACTCACATTGTTAGCCATTGGCCCAAATTTGAATGTCCCTACATGGAAGGGGTATGACATTAACAATTATTCATTCTACACAAAGTCCCAAGATGATAAAAGTTCGGTACAAAACAGTGGGGTCTGTGTTGATGCTGATTCGGAGCACTTTTCCAGTACATCGGATAACAACCCCATTCGAGCATCCATGTCTTACTTTGGTGTCATTCAAGAAATTTGGGAGGTTGATTATACATCATTTAGAGTGCCTATTTTTAAGTGTCAGTGGGTGAACGGGACAACGGGTGTGTTTCAAGATCCATTGGGATTTACTTTGGTAGACCTTAGTAAGGTGGCATATATAGACGAACCTTTCATTATGGCAGCACAAGCCAGACAAGTTTTCTATGTACAAGATCCATGTAATTCAAGTTTGTCTGTGGCTCTGCAAGGAAGACCAAGTGGAATGAATTACCATAATGATGAGTCAACCCTTGACATTGGTCAAATGTctagtttttcaaaacaattgccTTCAATGAATGAAGCTGATGAAGTGGATGATGGACATGCAAATCAtgtagatcatgatgaaggtctATGGGAAAACATCCCTACAGGCTGA